The Nitrospinaceae bacterium genome window below encodes:
- the argH gene encoding argininosuccinate lyase, which yields MERFSASISFDQSLYPYDIEGSIAHCQMLAKCKIIKSSEAKKIISGLKQILVEFDQGRFKIQEGLEDIHMNIENRLTKLVGPVAGKLHTARSRNDQICLDIRMYLRDEAGEIIKAINTLGKTLLALAKKNIDHIIPGYTHLQRAQPILLSHHLLAHLEMLMRDRDRLRDALKRINVMPLGSAALAGTNFPIDREYTAKLLRFPEVSNNSIDSVSDRDFLIEFCSAASILMMHLSRFCEEVVLWSSSEFNMIELSDAFSTGSSIMPQKKNPDPAELIRGKSGRVYGSLVSLLTLMKSLPLAYNRDLQEDKEPVFDTVHTVKMCLAVFNGMMKSAKFKKVPLEKLQAEGFLTATDIADYLVLKGVPFRDAHEITGKIVAHCLKNKKHLEQLTLAEFKKISPKFKEDVLDHITIEKSVERKASFGGTARKNVIAQMARLKKNLHQK from the coding sequence ATGGAGCGGTTTTCCGCTTCGATCTCGTTCGATCAGTCGTTGTACCCCTACGACATTGAAGGCAGCATCGCTCATTGCCAAATGCTGGCGAAATGCAAGATCATCAAATCCTCTGAGGCGAAGAAGATCATCTCAGGCCTCAAGCAAATTCTTGTGGAGTTCGATCAGGGCCGGTTTAAGATTCAGGAGGGGTTGGAAGACATCCACATGAATATCGAGAACCGTCTGACAAAGCTCGTGGGGCCGGTCGCCGGAAAACTGCACACCGCAAGGAGCCGCAACGATCAAATTTGTCTGGATATTCGCATGTACCTCAGAGACGAAGCCGGCGAAATAATAAAGGCAATCAACACTCTAGGAAAAACTTTACTGGCGCTCGCGAAAAAAAATATCGACCACATCATACCCGGTTACACACATTTACAGCGGGCACAACCGATATTGCTGTCGCACCACCTTTTGGCGCATCTTGAAATGCTGATGCGTGACCGCGACCGCTTGCGGGACGCTTTAAAACGAATCAACGTCATGCCGCTTGGGTCGGCGGCGCTGGCGGGGACCAATTTTCCCATCGACCGCGAGTACACCGCAAAACTGCTCAGGTTTCCTGAGGTGTCCAACAACAGCATCGATTCGGTGAGCGACCGCGATTTTCTCATTGAATTTTGCAGTGCCGCTTCCATTCTCATGATGCATTTGAGCCGGTTTTGCGAGGAAGTGGTGCTGTGGTCGTCCAGCGAATTCAATATGATCGAATTATCCGATGCGTTTTCCACCGGAAGCAGTATCATGCCGCAAAAGAAAAATCCCGATCCGGCGGAACTCATCCGCGGCAAATCGGGCCGCGTGTACGGCAGTCTGGTATCCCTGCTCACCTTGATGAAGTCGTTGCCGCTCGCCTATAACCGTGATTTGCAGGAGGACAAAGAACCGGTGTTCGACACGGTGCATACCGTAAAGATGTGCCTGGCGGTTTTTAACGGCATGATGAAGTCGGCGAAATTCAAAAAAGTACCATTGGAAAAACTGCAAGCTGAAGGGTTTTTGACCGCCACCGACATCGCGGATTATCTGGTGCTCAAGGGCGTCCCCTTTCGCGATGCGCATGAAATCACCGGCAAGATCGTCGCCCATTGTTTAAAAAATAAAAAACATCTGGAACAGCTCACCTTGGCCGAATTTAAAAAGATTTCTCCCAAGTTTAAGGAGGATGTTCTGGATCACATCACCATCGAAAAATCCGTGGAAAGGAAGGCTTCTTTTGGCGGCACTGCCAGAAAAAACGTGATTGCGCAGATGGCGCGTCTTAAAAAAAACTTGCACCAAAAATAA
- a CDS encoding acetyltransferase translates to MNQVIRKATFEDAEAVQNLILLFTENGQMLYRSLNEIQQNIHTFLICERDHQLAGVCSLKYGWDPYVEIRSLAVHPTFNRQGIGTALVRECIEETLATENEILFVLTYAAPLFDKLGFEVVEKSTLPMKIWNDCQACLHRENCDETAMTLSLAALKKGRLGNIPLNNPPEVLY, encoded by the coding sequence ATGAATCAAGTGATACGCAAAGCGACATTCGAAGATGCAGAGGCGGTGCAAAACCTGATCCTGCTGTTCACGGAAAACGGCCAGATGCTGTACCGGTCTTTGAACGAAATTCAGCAGAACATCCATACCTTCCTGATTTGTGAACGAGATCACCAGTTGGCGGGGGTTTGCAGCTTAAAATATGGTTGGGACCCGTATGTCGAAATCCGCTCCCTGGCCGTTCACCCCACTTTCAACCGTCAGGGAATTGGAACCGCTCTTGTCAGAGAGTGCATCGAAGAGACGCTGGCTACGGAAAATGAAATTTTGTTTGTTTTGACTTACGCCGCACCGCTGTTTGACAAATTAGGGTTTGAAGTCGTCGAAAAAAGCACCCTGCCCATGAAAATATGGAACGACTGCCAGGCCTGCCTGCATCGCGAAAACTGCGATGAAACCGCCATGACCCTCTCCTTAGCCGCCTTGAAAAAAGGTCGGTTAGGGAATATCCCGTTGAACAATCCTCCCGAAGTTTTATACTGA
- the flgG_1 gene encoding flagellar basal body rod protein FlgG, whose product MFINSLFSALSGMRTSAKKLQTSANNLANLQTPGFKKSRAEVSEVASGGARVSAVNRLSTPGSLIPTSNPLDLAVNGEGFFQVSLKNGGTGFARAGSFKIDNSGQITTSSGNPLVPPLTVPGGATSVAVDSNGQVSALVGGSSVAVGQIELSQFNNPGGLSAQGGNLFIQSPASGSPVSGVPGSGSFGTVISGALESSNVDIAEEVVGQIVSKAAFKANASVIRTSDELIGTILDIKS is encoded by the coding sequence ATGTTCATTAATTCCCTATTCAGTGCGTTGTCCGGTATGCGCACATCCGCAAAAAAGCTGCAAACCAGTGCCAACAACCTGGCCAACTTACAAACTCCAGGTTTTAAAAAAAGCCGCGCGGAAGTCAGCGAGGTCGCCTCCGGTGGCGCCCGGGTTTCCGCCGTCAACCGCCTGTCGACTCCCGGTTCATTGATTCCAACGTCTAACCCGCTGGACCTTGCGGTCAACGGCGAAGGGTTTTTCCAAGTCAGCCTGAAAAACGGCGGCACAGGGTTCGCTCGCGCCGGCAGTTTTAAGATAGACAACTCAGGACAAATAACCACATCATCAGGAAATCCGTTGGTTCCTCCATTAACCGTCCCCGGCGGGGCGACCAGCGTCGCGGTCGATTCCAACGGCCAGGTTTCGGCTCTGGTTGGCGGATCATCCGTGGCGGTGGGACAAATTGAGTTATCTCAGTTCAACAATCCCGGCGGATTGAGCGCCCAGGGAGGAAACCTTTTTATACAATCGCCTGCATCGGGGAGTCCGGTTTCAGGGGTTCCCGGTTCTGGATCATTTGGAACCGTGATATCCGGAGCATTAGAAAGTTCCAATGTCGATATCGCAGAGGAAGTGGTCGGGCAGATCGTCTCCAAAGCCGCCTTCAAAGCAAACGCCAGCGTCATTCGAACATCAGACGAATTGATCGGCACGATTCTGGATATCAAATCCTGA
- the dnaC gene encoding DNA replication protein DnaC — MNPPTAQAQTKRYTCPSCKDKGFTLSNLNGRVQVDACSCFHCAKCDGEGRIFQENEKGISYLAACDCTLLKKRFRILEDAGIPGKFVHADFDSFIKHHQTQGRAKRVAMDFVQDFLKAKNNLSRGMIFMGAPGLGKTHLAVAVIKALTLEQGIDCRFVDFFQLLSDIRHGFSEDMSDQAFIKPYQQARVLVIDELAKGRNTEWELTVLDQLISNRYNAADKVTIFTTNYSVESKIAKEVYSGEMEDQNDRKEKSVKNYADGYMRESLQEKIGARIYSRLAEMCKFVMIQGQDLRQKGMAVPHRYPRP, encoded by the coding sequence ATGAATCCACCGACCGCGCAAGCGCAAACGAAACGTTACACCTGCCCGTCCTGCAAAGACAAGGGTTTTACCCTGAGCAACCTGAATGGCCGGGTGCAGGTAGACGCATGCAGTTGTTTTCATTGCGCCAAGTGCGATGGAGAAGGCCGCATTTTTCAGGAGAATGAAAAGGGAATCTCATATCTTGCCGCTTGTGACTGCACTCTTCTCAAAAAGCGGTTTCGTATTCTGGAGGATGCGGGCATTCCCGGAAAGTTTGTGCATGCGGATTTCGATTCGTTCATCAAACACCATCAAACCCAGGGCAGGGCCAAACGGGTAGCCATGGATTTCGTCCAGGATTTTTTGAAAGCCAAAAATAATTTAAGCCGCGGCATGATTTTTATGGGAGCCCCAGGCCTCGGAAAAACCCATTTGGCGGTTGCTGTCATCAAGGCCCTCACGTTGGAACAGGGAATCGACTGCCGGTTTGTCGATTTTTTCCAGCTCCTGTCCGATATTCGCCACGGATTCTCGGAGGATATGTCCGATCAGGCATTTATTAAGCCTTACCAGCAAGCCCGTGTTCTGGTGATCGATGAATTGGCGAAAGGGAGAAATACGGAGTGGGAATTAACGGTGCTCGATCAATTGATATCCAACCGTTACAACGCCGCCGACAAGGTGACTATTTTCACCACCAATTATTCGGTCGAATCCAAAATCGCCAAGGAAGTTTATTCTGGAGAAATGGAAGACCAAAACGACCGTAAAGAAAAATCGGTAAAAAACTATGCGGATGGTTACATGCGTGAAAGCCTGCAGGAAAAAATCGGCGCGAGAATATACTCCCGCCTGGCTGAGATGTGCAAATTCGTGATGATCCAGGGCCAGGACCTTCGTCAAAAAGGGATGGCTGTTCCGCATCGTTACCCCCGCCCGTAA